The genomic stretch ACATGGGATGCACTAGTACACAAGAAATGGTTCAACCTGGTTATACTTGAGTTTGAAGGCCTGAATACTCCCAAAGTGTTCAAACTTGGCAAGTTCATCCTGTTCCCAGAAAGTCTCGATAACATAGAGAATGAGAGCTTTTATATTTTCCTGCAGGTAAAGTATCCAGTGCATAAGGCAGAATTCATAGTGGTGAAGTAAAAGCCAGAATTCGAAGTGGCAACCAAGTAAAACACAAAATTCAAAGCGACAACCTAAAGTCGTACCTTTCGTATGTATTCCAACAATTCAAGTACTCCTGAATGTAGCATGTTGTATCTCTCCCCATTGTCAACAAAGACATCAATTATTGGTTTCAACAAGTTGAACTTCACAACATGGCGAATGAGATGCTCATCCTACAAAATATAAAAGGATAGATAAAGTGGGATACAAGAATGATGCCTAGCTGCTTGTTTAATTAACACACATAATGGGGATCCGTTATTTAGCCATATATCTGGATTGTAGGAAGCATAAGTGAAAATATATATGCCCCGGTAGTTGCACTGAGAATCCAGCAAATAAAGCAATCAAACAATGACAAATATTGGGGCCTTGTTTAAATCACGAATAAACAGTTAGTTCAGGAAATCATGGTTTGCTAACATTAAAGCGGGCGAGCTATTATCCTGCAGATATCACCTAGGAACAGTTCTTTGCAAGAAACTATTGTGCTAAAGGTAAAATGCAATGCCTGGTAATAGCATATACTTTATATTTGAAACTTACAATAGCACATCATTAGTGGGCTGAAACTACATCTACCATAAAATGAGCTCTGCAAGAGCTAGGATACATTGAGGAACACTTAAACCATGATAGTGCATAACTTCAAGGGAACTTCCAATTTTCTAACAacgtaaaaagaaaaaaaaaatcaaaatccaTAAATCTTACATTTCTGGATATAATAGTACGCATAAACCTAACAGCTGCTACAACCAAAAACTTCTCCCTCCGTCGAGTCAATGTAAGGATTTTCTCGATAGCATTGTTTATAAGAAAATTGCACCTATACAAGATTAACAAACATTTAGAAACATGCATATAAAGATCGTAGAAGTATCAAGGTATAGTGGAAGAAGTTTGTACAGAGTAGTACTTAATTCTGTAGGGATGATGAACTACACAAAAGCACAGCAGTTCACAAACATTTAACAAAATCTCAGGCTTGATACGGTGTCCTTCAGCATTTCCACCAACACGTACAGAGTTAGATGTTGATCGAGACAAGCTCCTCAGGGGACAAGAGGATGCTATTACATCAACCAAATAGTCAAGATGCCTTTCGTAGAAAATCTCAATAATTATGTCTCTCTGCAGCAAGGAATGAAGACTTAGTGCAGCTAAATCAGGTCAGAGAATTTTGTGAATTTCAGAGATTTTTAACAGATTCCAAGTTTTCAACACAAGATGCTATAAAATGACCATGATCTACCACGGTACCACCACGAAAGTTACCAAAAACAATGGCAACTTTTTTTCTCAAATACACAGGAGAGCtgtgtatcattatattaagaagaaaaaaataacaATGGCAAACTATGCATCAGAGTTCAGAGATAAGCAAAGTGGAAAGCAATAACAAATGGGTAAGTCCAGAAGAGACAAGCAATCCATAACCCCATGATTAATAATTGAATCATTCAACAGATTGTGCCCTAGGTGGCAAATGGTAGGGATGTGTAATACTGTAGTACTATAAACACAGTCCACATCACCATACTGAAAGTAAAAGTCGGAAACTTGAACTAGCATGGGAAAATCTATTTCCATGGTTGTATAGTAGTGGAGTTCCAAATAATTTTATCAATTAAATATCACATATTACAAATATGTGAGCCCAATTTGTAAGACTCAAACTCAAATTAACAACTCAAGAGGTAGTGCGACTACAGAGTGAAAGCTAATATACCTAAACTCAGTTTGGCAGAAAACGTAACTTACATTAAATATCACATATAACAAAATATGTGAGCTCAATTTGTAAGACTCAAACTCAAATGAACAACTCAAGAGGTAGTGCGACTACAGAGTGAAAGCTAATATACCTAAACTCAGTTTGGCAGAAAACGTAACTTACATGTGCTCCAGACATAGTGAAAGAATCCATCAATATGCGCAGGATTTCTAGAAACTGGCAGTGCATTTCCTCACCGAAGTCAGTTACCATGCCTTTCACCTAAAAATTAGCATTGAAATTATACACAAAACATGACTAGGAAGAAATAATAATACAGAGGCATTGAGAAAATAAGGGAAAGTTTGGAAATCTTTCATTTCACTTCAATTGCATCCAAGAGTAAATGAACTCGCTGGTGACAGATAGATTCTTGTGTTTTATGGCTATATCACTAGAAAAATACATATTTAGATCATATCCAAAGAGGCCCTGTTATTATTTCTTGTTTAAAATATCTGAGATAAGAAATGCACAGTTGCACCCCAGTTCAGCTAAATGATTAACAGTTTCATATATTCAAAATGCTAATCCCTCTGATCAGAGATATAACTACTTCTGAATGTCAACAGTCTACAAGATTGAAATTTAACCACTCATTTGTATAGGATTAtgatatttataaaaaataaaggtTGTTACAGAAGTATTTTCTAATATTGAATCTACTAATATCGATCTTATGTTGTAAATCTACCTACATATGTATACTCAATATAGTTAAAGCATAAAATGATAAAATGGTTCACAAAAATGAATCCTAAATGATTTATAGTTTCAATCAGAGGGAGCACAAAGGATGGAATAAGTGTTACTCCCCCCATTCCacattataagacgttttggctcTAGATACATTGCCTTTTCTATGTATATCTagatatagtgtatatctaagcgcatagcaaaagctatgtatctagaaaagccaaaacatcttatagtTTGGAGTGGAGGGAGTACTGTATGAAAGCCTTTAATGATTTCAGACgtcaagaagttgcaacttaccAGAAGTCCTAGAAGAGAATTTCCTTCTTGCTGGACAATATATGACCTCAATAGGTTAGGGTCCTGATTAAGAAAAAGTATAAGGATGTCTGTCCTGCATTCATCAATAAACTGCAGTTAGAACATCGAACATAATGTGGTTCACCAACAAAGATGCTCAGATAAATGCACTCTTTAATAAGTACCCAGCTGAAACGATTTTTCTATCTTGACTCTGCAACACTTCAGAAATTATTTCAAAAACGCCTTCACCTGAAAGATCCCTGAAGAAAAATTGGTGGTTAGCTCCTGGATACTAAGAATTCCGGCAACCAAAAAGAGTTCACAGCTATCTTAAAGTAGAGCAGCATATTTGTCTTCGAATCTGTAAGGTACATTGGGTTGGTTGTATGCACTCTATTAGTCACATTGTGCACAACGATTTAAGGTTATACGTATTAGATAATAAACACATAAAAAATCTGAATGATAACCCCTGATATACCTATAACAAGATATCCTCAGCAATCTGAAGTCAAACGATAGCGAGGCAAAGCACAGGGCTGCCAAGCAGAGAAAACAATGACAACACCAAGTTCAGGCACACCGGAACTATATGATcatatttctttttgtttttgtaGTACAGATAGCCTGCAGCCATGCATTTACACATTTGGAGAATTGATACAATACCGTGGCAGTGTTGTGTTATGCCTTTTACaggtagaaagaaagaagaatgaAATTGAAGGACCTACCGAAACAGTCGCAGTTGCTGAACAAGTGGTAGACTCTTACTAAGTGTGCAAAATTCATGCAAGAACAGAACCTGGAAATACAGAAACATCGTTAGCAGGGTCAACAAAAAAGATGCAAGGCATTCCATTTCCAACCCAGGTTCCAGCAATTGCAAGGAAAACAGACTGGCGAAGCAAGGTAGCTTACTCCAGATTAACTAATCATAAAGATAAGAGAACTTTTGTGATAGCAAATGCAAGTGACGAAATCTTGAGCAATTTCATTAGAAATGAGGTGGGCCCAAAATGTGCGAGCCACATACAGAAGTCTGGGAGACGGAGTGGCAACTTTTAAGGTGATGAAACTTTTGTGTAGCATTAACCCGAATTCCCTAAAGACAAGCAAAACCTAAACATCCAACGTCCTATGAAGAACAACTAGACTCAAGTAATAATCAGATTTAGCAATTATATAATTCATTCAATAAAAAATAACACAGATCTTAAACAAAGCCCAGCTAATCCAGCTGTCTCTTGTTATGTTAGGAAATAAAGGAacaccaaaaaaaaatcaataaaaATCATGAAGATAGTGACATTTTCAGTCCTAGATTATCATTTGCATCAATGCCAACAGCAATGGGGCAGAGTCTTGCCTTATTAGCTTCAACTATCTAACTCAATTCCATTGTGATGATGCTAACTAATTTACAATAGTGAGTTAGTGACTTCACTCAAGAACTGTTAAAAAACGAAGACAACAGATCAGCATTAACAAGAACAATAAAGCCTTCTGCCCTTCTCACCAATTCTCGTTTTGATTCCATAGAAATATCTGATGACCTCATCCTAGCAAATAGTTGTCTTATAAAAAGTGCATCATCCTTTAGCAAGGAAATAACCTGCAGGCAGATCATTATATCACAAGTAACAAATGGGAGACAATTTAAGGATACCAACACTGTGGTGAGGCAGAAACACTAACAGAAGCATTATTTGAGTGTATCATTGTGTTCAGACTTGCTAGAGTGGCATCATCCAATATTCGTGGTAGTATAACATCCTGCAAATGCCCCCCAAAAAAGTCATGCCCTAGAAGAGGCTAAGTAAAAGGAATATTAAcatatactctctccatcccaaattataagtcattccaagaatctttgagagtcaaagtatatcgagtttgaccaaatttataggatAAGAtaataacagatatgatatcaactaagtatcactaggttcttcattaattatattttcataacatacatatctatttgatgtcataaatctttgtaattttttctataattttggtcaaacttgagatactttgactttccaagattcttggaatgacttataatttgggatggagggcaaGGAGGTACAAAACTTAGCTAACAATTATGAAGAGACACTGACCTTAAGATAGCCTATTCTGTATGTTTGATGAATCTTCGAAACAACAGAAACATTTTCAATATGTATGGCCTGTGGCAGATACATGGTTATATGTACATTAAATAACATTTCTTCTCAAGCACGACAACATGTGCAAGAAAACTCAGAATACCTCTTTGAAAACTACATGATCTTTTAGAAAAGCACGGTGCTTTTGCACTCTTGGAACCTCTGGATCATCTGTACAGAGTATATCTAGTTAAATTAAGAAACCAGCAACCTTGGATGACATGACTGCATGCTGTAATGAAGGTATATGAGAAACATGGGATAACAATGGAGATAGCATACATTCAAGGGCACCTATTATGTCAAGAATAAACTCATCAGAGAAAATCTTGTCAAAGATCGATGGACTGTTCAACAATACTGCAGAATGAAAATTAATAATCAGTACCAGTATAAAAACGCTAGCAAGTGCACTTTTCATACAGGCATGTACTTACTTATTCCCTTGACCAATTTGAAAATCATGTGAAGATCATCTATGTTCTCTAAATCCTCGCACATTCTGAAAATGTCCACTAGCTTTGGGAAAAAGTCACGCTGCAGGAATTTGCATGTAGAATAGTTCAAGACTTCAGTCAAAGAAAAATCATGCCCAAAAAAGATGGCATAGTCAATTCTATGCATCTGTTGTTATGCAGCCCTCTCCGAAGTTTTAGTGACACTTAGTTATGTTGGTCCCCATCAAACCAACAAAAAGAGTCAAGAAGGGATTTCAGCAGGAAAGCACCATCGATCAGTTTATTAAAGTATTAAGACCATTCTTATTTTGAGTTAATGGCACCATACATCGGATTTGAAGAAAATGCCATGCCACCATTGTCTATCCATAACAGTCATTCCAGTCTAACTGGATTCATATTTCATCAAACCACCCACCCATACATGAGATCAGAATCATATAATTAGATTCATGCAGTTGGATTGCAACTATGTGTTCTTATCACCATCACCATTCGAAAGCCTCCTTATATCGCTCATTAGAAAACATTTGACCTACTGTTACATGAATGTACAACAATAACTAGTCCGATCATAAGAACAGTGAGACTCAAGCAAACATCTCTATTTGAATGGAAAGAGATGAGTTTAACAAATCTTATGTCAAGATGACATCTACACTACACAGGCATGAGACATTGTGTAGGCAATAGTACAATTATTTAATCAAGAAAAGAAATGGCTCCTTAGGCGACTGCTACATATTCTGACAAACTAGCATGTGGAAAATAATCTTGCTTAAACATTATCTACAAACAAAACTCTACATAAGATTATTTCATCTAATGTCTACGAAAGAGTTAGGCTAAAAGAACAATCAAACTGAGAGTGTATTGGCCAATAATGCAGCATATGATGCGTCTCGCCCATCAATAATGAATTTTCAACAAACAAACTATGGATGCCGCAATATTGAGACTTGAGAGGCATTTTCCCAAAAAACTCAACAGAAAGCTCAAGTTTACTTATTTTCAAAATCACTCTAATAAGGAGGCACAAATGCATCCATCTGTAGGCTTTTGTTGGAATTAATGTGCTGTACCAAACCCATGTTCCATACTTCAGGGAGTAACATGTGTTTGGTTGATGTTTCGATGAAATTAATATCTTACAATACAATTAGCACAATGCTAACAAGAAACCAGCACATTTCGTACATGTGCCCATGACATGGCAACGTTCAGATAGCTTACATCTTGTGTTATCAACTCTGCCACGTGGATTTGATCTGTAATGCCACCCTCCAATACAGTCTGCAGATTATTGTCACCGGTATTTTTAAATTAGTTCATTTAAGCTCCCAAGGATCAAGAGAATATATGATAATTTCCTTATTGATAAAACCTTATTGATAAATGTATCACTGTACCTGGCGGATCTTTGCGACTGTTGAGAACCCCCCCTCCCcccaaaaaaataataataataataacaacaacaacaacaacaacaaaagcaAAAGGTACATATCAGACTAGCAATATCAGCAATGCCTTTCAACAGACAGACAGACTGGCCTGGTTCCAAAACTGTCTCAATTCACAAACAACCCTACAACCCCATTCACCGCTAGTAACAATGATTACATACGAAAACAGATAATCATAGTTTTACCTTCACACTCTGGGCTACACTAGACAAATATAAGAATAAGCAGCTAGTCAAAAGCTAGTATGGGACTACCAAATTTCAACatgtattcatcaagatatcaGACTTAAAAAAGACATGATCAGGCAAGAGCAAACTATATTCTCGGCCCAGACAGAATGCATATTACTAGTGCCACAATGATAGCAAGAGTAAACATTGAACCAaaacataaaataaataaatgttgtgACTATGTGTTGAAGGccaaataataacattttcatatgagaagaagaaaagaaaaatctaACCTTCAAAATAAAAGGAAGATTAGACAACTCAACAGGAGGAAGCTCCCTGAATTCGCCGTTAGCAGAGCGGAATGAATCATCTGCAGAGGGGAGCATGATTACTAGACATAACAGTGAGACAAACACTAGATGAGGTAAAGTACACATGCATATATGCTAGACACTAATATGAGCCGCAGCTAAGCAAAGTGGACAGTAATATGAACTGCAGCCGAGCAAAGCACAAGTCATTGCTCATTGTTCACATGTTTGCATAACAAAGTGTAAGAAAAAATGTGGAGAAGAAACCAGAAATAAACAAAAGGTTAATGAACCAAAATTAGGCCAGAAAAACATGCCCATAACTCTGAAGAGCAAGTGAATCATCTTTTATCAACTTCAGGAGTTGGCATTGTCATGTTTTATCCATTAGTTTATACCT from Sorghum bicolor cultivar BTx623 chromosome 3, Sorghum_bicolor_NCBIv3, whole genome shotgun sequence encodes the following:
- the LOC8086323 gene encoding serine/threonine-protein phosphatase 4 regulatory subunit 3; this encodes MAEQERRDAEAGGDAAAVASHASSMQRVKVYRLTDGGKWDDQGTGHVSIDYIEGSKELGLTVLDEEDNETLLMHNITSDDIYRKQEETIISWRDREAATDLALSFQEAAGCSYIWEHICEIQRNLQFSNLGALEVGPRQSSESLEASRIMHSNDDSFRSANGEFRELPPVELSNLPFILKTVLEGGITDQIHVAELITQDRDFFPKLVDIFRMCEDLENIDDLHMIFKLVKGIILLNSPSIFDKIFSDEFILDIIGALEYDPEVPRVQKHRAFLKDHVVFKEAIHIENVSVVSKIHQTYRIGYLKDVILPRILDDATLASLNTMIHSNNASVISLLKDDALFIRQLFARMRSSDISMESKRELVLFLHEFCTLSKSLPLVQQLRLFRDLSGEGVFEIISEVLQSQDRKIVSAGTDILILFLNQDPNLLRSYIVQQEGNSLLGLLVKGMVTDFGEEMHCQFLEILRILMDSFTMSGAHRDIIIEIFYERHLDYLVDVIASSCPLRSLSRSTSNSVRVGGNAEGHRIKPEILLNVCELLCFCVVHHPYRIKCNFLINNAIEKILTLTRRREKFLVVAAVRFMRTIISRNDEHLIRHVVKFNLLKPIIDVFVDNGERYNMLHSGVLELLEYIRKENIKALILYVIETFWEQDELAKFEHFGSIQAFKLKYNQYMESVEQRLNASVPDMRKKAEQRGLEKEEEDYFNEDSDEEDSGSGRRPKHAQNQHSKPKPKVPNGSEADDTDGASRPKSAGLVDYDDDDDEDFNPPPKEPSRPAEDDVPLNISPVKRKPVNAVDGKHADGEGRRRQKIETRISCAKIAAVTSTAIKHTDLQNKHASHLPTSATPSTEANGVFRERGTNSEEHQHSVENTETSRQAGSDCIKDVGSMSPEKAVNTTNTSDSEPYSVR